One part of the Salinivirga cyanobacteriivorans genome encodes these proteins:
- the iadA gene encoding beta-aspartyl-peptidase: MILIKNAEVFAPESTGIKDVLVAGGKIIAIEDEITTGSLDAEVIDAHGLKLTPGFIDAHVHIAGAGGEGGPATRTPEIPLSQLLEAGVTTVIGCLGTDGMTRSIESVLMKVKALRNEGMSAWMYSGAYQVPTPTLTGDVGRDVALLDEVIGIGEIALSDHRSSTPTTPELIKLAAHARVGGMLGGKAGIVNIHMGDAKNPFRPIYDAIEQSELPIKQFYPTHCNRNDYIFEDAKVYGKKGWVDITTSSYPYFPEYEVKPSKAVSELLKAGVPEHHITFTSDANGSLPDFDEQGNLVKLEKGLPMANLTELRDTVLDEKVPLDVALKVLTSNPASALKLNQKGKIALNADADLLLMNEKLELKHVISKGKLMMKNGDLLIKGSYE, encoded by the coding sequence ATGATTTTAATAAAAAACGCTGAGGTTTTTGCACCTGAATCAACAGGCATAAAAGATGTATTGGTGGCCGGAGGTAAAATTATTGCTATTGAGGATGAGATTACTACAGGTAGTCTTGATGCTGAAGTTATTGATGCCCATGGCCTTAAATTAACACCCGGCTTTATCGATGCTCATGTGCATATTGCCGGAGCAGGAGGGGAAGGTGGCCCTGCCACCCGCACACCCGAGATCCCATTGTCACAGCTGCTCGAAGCCGGTGTTACCACCGTTATTGGTTGCCTTGGTACAGATGGGATGACCCGCAGTATTGAAAGTGTGCTGATGAAAGTAAAAGCCCTGCGCAACGAGGGCATGTCGGCATGGATGTACAGTGGGGCCTACCAGGTGCCCACACCCACACTCACCGGTGATGTGGGGCGCGATGTGGCCTTGCTTGATGAAGTCATCGGAATTGGTGAAATTGCTCTTTCAGATCACCGTTCTTCTACACCAACAACACCGGAATTGATAAAATTAGCGGCACATGCCCGTGTTGGCGGAATGCTTGGCGGAAAAGCCGGAATTGTAAACATACACATGGGAGATGCTAAAAACCCGTTCCGACCCATTTATGACGCGATAGAGCAAAGTGAGTTACCCATTAAGCAATTTTACCCGACCCATTGCAACCGGAACGATTACATTTTCGAAGATGCCAAGGTGTATGGAAAAAAAGGTTGGGTCGATATTACAACCAGTAGTTACCCGTATTTTCCTGAATACGAGGTTAAACCTTCAAAAGCCGTATCAGAATTGTTGAAAGCAGGTGTTCCTGAGCATCACATTACCTTCACCTCTGATGCCAATGGTTCTTTGCCCGATTTTGATGAGCAGGGCAACCTGGTGAAGCTTGAAAAGGGTTTACCTATGGCGAATTTAACAGAGCTGAGAGACACCGTGCTTGATGAAAAAGTACCACTTGATGTTGCTTTAAAAGTGCTCACCAGCAATCCGGCAAGTGCATTGAAACTTAATCAAAAAGGTAAAATCGCGCTTAATGCCGATGCGGATCTTTTGCTTATGAACGAGAAGCTCGAGTTAAAACATGTAATTTCTAAGGGTAAATTGATGATGAAAAATGGAGATCTGCTTATAAAGGGTAGTTATGAGTGA
- a CDS encoding DUF5686 and carboxypeptidase-like regulatory domain-containing protein, which translates to MFQLPKLLIVWTFLLLCFITPVIGQIQVQGTINDNYGNPVSYATLTISDNNKGTVSDINGRYKISLSKPDTLHVFYLGLQPKSFFVDTSGIYNIKLAEKSFKLDEVVVFPGINPADTIMQKVIARRSEHDPMNLPSFKYTAYNKFYIALNRDTLEYFSSRGKLGGSAGNLVKMAKKSNLFVSEAISEKYYKAPGKMRENVLTTNISGFRNPAFAVLGSQLHSLSCYDDFFNIGTIKYVNPVSPNAEKKYFFLIKDTLTAARGHNIYLITFRPKAGTSFSAMYGMIYVDGYDYAVRKLVAQPTTQSSQIGITVRQEYDKLEGKYWFPTRLQSRINFTDKVIDSLPPFPIMIGYASTSIMNPRVGVKIPKSILRRQFEFSYAPDVTVTNDSLLQQYRSDSLTPQDLYTFKLMDTLQREIPFFRWMNDLPLLLATGELPLGYFTLNLKESIGFNLQERWRYGLSLMTSYKVLNWIRIGGKFIRSHEEGDWRYAARAHLNPLRNGVLRLKYQYQDETSEKGAYAFYNPYRLGMYNLRSFVLPALNYVQGHQAALEVEYPRYVNLRAKGYMEKYSLSHTATDTLFGDFNRSAIRFDLRYAPGEKLGNLGKYRIREGAGGPVFNLSYERGLAVNDGDVKYERFLGRFSYNLPTRFAGTFRIMGNAGMVTENIPLELAFNGHGSGKLHFYEPGVFQTMPVYSYFHTRFVNGFMQHYLPIHSHQKNIMFSLTTQLGVLYGDSRDSRISKISSQAQRGYYEAGLMGGLMNPEWGQIILGAFYNFGEYAQNDELKNIYLVIGLTTALDW; encoded by the coding sequence ATGTTTCAGCTTCCTAAATTGTTAATTGTCTGGACCTTTTTGCTATTATGCTTCATAACTCCAGTAATTGGGCAAATTCAGGTCCAAGGGACAATCAATGATAATTATGGCAATCCGGTATCTTATGCTACTTTAACCATATCTGATAATAATAAGGGTACCGTTTCAGATATTAACGGTCGTTATAAAATTTCACTATCGAAACCCGATACGCTTCATGTTTTTTATTTGGGACTACAACCCAAATCATTTTTTGTGGATACCAGCGGTATTTATAATATTAAATTGGCCGAAAAGTCATTTAAACTGGATGAGGTTGTAGTATTTCCGGGTATCAACCCGGCCGATACAATTATGCAGAAAGTTATTGCACGGCGCAGTGAGCACGACCCAATGAATTTACCTTCTTTTAAATATACGGCTTATAATAAGTTTTACATTGCCCTGAATCGCGATACGCTGGAATATTTCAGCTCCAGGGGGAAGCTTGGAGGAAGTGCAGGGAACCTGGTAAAAATGGCAAAAAAGTCGAATTTGTTTGTGAGTGAAGCAATTTCTGAAAAATACTACAAGGCACCAGGTAAAATGCGGGAGAATGTATTGACTACCAATATTTCCGGATTCAGGAACCCGGCTTTTGCAGTGCTCGGAAGTCAGTTGCATTCACTGTCGTGTTACGATGATTTTTTCAATATCGGCACTATCAAATATGTGAATCCTGTAAGTCCGAATGCTGAGAAAAAATATTTTTTCCTTATTAAAGATACTTTAACTGCAGCGCGTGGACACAATATTTATTTAATTACATTCCGGCCCAAAGCAGGCACATCGTTTAGTGCCATGTATGGAATGATTTACGTCGATGGTTATGATTATGCTGTGCGCAAATTAGTTGCTCAACCTACAACACAATCAAGTCAGATAGGAATAACCGTGAGACAGGAGTATGATAAGCTGGAGGGGAAATACTGGTTTCCGACCAGGTTGCAATCACGAATTAATTTTACAGATAAGGTAATTGATTCTTTGCCACCTTTTCCAATCATGATCGGGTATGCATCGACCAGTATTATGAATCCCAGGGTAGGGGTCAAGATTCCCAAATCAATACTACGCCGACAATTTGAATTCAGTTATGCCCCTGATGTTACTGTTACAAATGATTCGCTCTTGCAGCAATACAGGTCCGATAGCCTTACACCCCAGGATTTGTATACTTTTAAATTAATGGATACGTTGCAGCGAGAGATTCCATTCTTCCGATGGATGAATGATTTGCCACTGTTACTCGCTACCGGAGAGTTGCCTTTGGGCTATTTTACATTAAATCTAAAAGAGTCAATTGGTTTTAACCTGCAGGAGCGATGGCGTTATGGGTTATCGTTGATGACGAGCTATAAAGTTCTCAATTGGATAAGAATAGGAGGAAAGTTTATTCGTTCCCACGAAGAAGGCGACTGGCGGTATGCTGCCCGTGCGCATCTGAACCCTCTCAGGAATGGTGTGTTAAGGTTAAAATATCAATACCAGGATGAAACCAGTGAAAAAGGGGCGTATGCATTTTATAACCCTTATCGGCTTGGAATGTATAATCTTAGAAGTTTTGTATTGCCTGCTTTGAATTATGTGCAGGGGCACCAAGCAGCCCTCGAAGTTGAGTATCCCAGATATGTAAATTTGCGTGCAAAAGGGTATATGGAAAAATATAGTTTGTCGCACACAGCTACGGATACGCTATTCGGAGATTTTAATCGTTCAGCTATACGTTTTGACTTGCGATATGCTCCTGGTGAAAAGCTTGGGAATCTCGGAAAATACAGAATTCGTGAAGGAGCAGGTGGACCTGTTTTTAACCTTAGTTATGAGCGAGGGTTGGCCGTAAATGATGGCGATGTAAAGTATGAGCGCTTTTTGGGACGATTTAGTTATAATTTACCAACACGTTTTGCAGGGACTTTTCGCATTATGGGTAATGCCGGAATGGTAACTGAAAATATTCCACTTGAACTGGCTTTTAATGGTCATGGTTCAGGTAAATTGCATTTCTATGAGCCCGGCGTATTTCAAACCATGCCGGTTTATAGCTATTTCCATACACGTTTCGTCAATGGTTTTATGCAGCATTATTTACCCATTCATTCTCATCAAAAAAACATTATGTTTTCGCTTACTACTCAGCTTGGCGTACTTTATGGTGATAGTCGGGATAGTCGTATCAGCAAAATTAGCAGCCAGGCACAACGCGGTTATTATGAAGCCGGGTTGATGGGCGGTTTAATGAATCCTGAATGGGGGCAAATTATACTCGGAGCCTTTTATAATTTTGGTGAATACGCCCAAAATGATGAACTAAAAAATATTTACCTGGTAATTGGCCTGACTACCGCTTTAGATTGGTAA
- a CDS encoding T9SS type A sorting domain-containing protein, producing the protein MRRFFIFLAGLLFSLNTLAQGTLMLVGGGTERTGDDAWNFDPYTKAVTLAGNSRVAIVAWGPEPDSWMRDYFTNTCNAADAKHFDLSAVDPADYPVVYDSLMSYDMFFFKGGDQYNYYSNFNNNEIEQAIMDKYAEGGVISGTSAGMAILSSIIFTAENGTVYPDESLNNPLNSYMALADDFVDLMPGYLFDTHFAERGRFPRLIGMLANWYETQSESRITGLGVDDLSAMIIRNDSVYAYGTGAGNFYDVANTHFNTAQTTVVADEIEVMQLLNGCTYDMNTGAVEGFEQFSEPALYGEGGDYTVLLGGGVYGSFHTDMMDVLVNDCGSVNDNVLLVTGENSVNASALVTAIENHTSATVYQFAATTANGDDQTFSDAISDAGKVVFVDNAYATLMDFMNNTANGNQLNDKIRTHGGVVAFVGDNSRFAAHTVVNNYLESGASYYGTLSFDPGLNLLKTSVVMPQTFKNSDVYENTTTAVPYAMLLEDLTYGIWLNKRNYAKYYVNNDSTWLDGYGTSPVMAIKNNGTAFGFSVTPNVGNYDPRMVAGFEEMMLSVFDSTQTYLMGTELGLGVEKTENEIQGKIYPNPANNHVFCDFGQPVNLQIYASDGKLIERYSGQKRYRISVKNYSAGMYLFRATTRHYTSTSKVSIR; encoded by the coding sequence ATGAGAAGGTTTTTTATCTTTTTAGCAGGATTGCTATTTTCATTAAATACACTTGCACAGGGTACTTTAATGCTTGTTGGTGGCGGCACAGAAAGAACAGGCGATGATGCCTGGAATTTTGATCCCTATACAAAGGCCGTTACGCTGGCTGGTAATTCCAGGGTTGCAATTGTAGCCTGGGGGCCTGAACCAGATAGCTGGATGAGAGATTACTTTACGAATACCTGTAATGCTGCAGATGCAAAACATTTTGATCTGAGTGCAGTCGATCCGGCTGATTATCCTGTGGTTTATGATTCGTTGATGTCTTACGATATGTTTTTCTTCAAGGGTGGCGATCAGTATAACTATTATAGTAATTTCAATAATAACGAAATTGAACAGGCCATCATGGATAAATATGCCGAAGGGGGCGTAATTTCAGGTACTTCTGCTGGTATGGCTATACTTTCATCCATAATTTTTACGGCTGAAAATGGAACAGTATACCCAGATGAATCGCTTAATAATCCGTTGAATAGTTACATGGCCCTTGCGGACGATTTCGTGGATTTAATGCCTGGCTACCTTTTTGATACGCATTTTGCAGAGCGCGGACGCTTCCCCCGGCTTATAGGTATGTTGGCCAATTGGTATGAGACCCAATCTGAAAGTCGTATAACAGGACTGGGCGTCGATGATCTTTCTGCCATGATAATACGTAACGATTCTGTGTATGCTTATGGCACAGGGGCCGGAAATTTTTATGATGTGGCAAATACCCACTTTAATACAGCTCAAACTACTGTTGTGGCAGATGAAATCGAAGTGATGCAGTTGCTTAACGGCTGTACCTATGACATGAATACTGGCGCTGTAGAGGGCTTTGAGCAATTCTCAGAGCCTGCGCTTTACGGCGAAGGCGGCGATTATACTGTTTTGCTGGGCGGCGGAGTGTATGGTTCATTTCATACCGATATGATGGACGTTTTAGTAAATGATTGTGGCAGTGTAAACGATAATGTTCTGCTTGTAACAGGTGAAAACTCAGTTAATGCATCAGCTTTAGTCACGGCTATAGAGAATCATACTTCAGCAACCGTTTATCAATTTGCAGCTACAACTGCAAACGGAGATGACCAAACTTTTAGCGATGCTATATCTGATGCCGGAAAAGTAGTTTTTGTCGATAATGCGTATGCCACTTTAATGGATTTTATGAACAATACTGCAAACGGGAATCAATTAAACGACAAAATAAGGACTCATGGCGGCGTTGTAGCTTTTGTGGGCGACAATAGTCGTTTTGCCGCACACACTGTTGTAAATAATTACCTGGAATCAGGTGCTTCTTATTATGGCACGTTGAGTTTTGATCCGGGGCTTAACTTACTGAAAACATCAGTTGTAATGCCACAGACATTTAAAAACAGCGATGTGTATGAGAATACAACCACTGCTGTGCCATATGCCATGCTACTTGAGGACTTAACTTATGGTATTTGGCTGAATAAAAGAAATTATGCTAAATATTACGTGAACAATGATTCTACATGGCTCGATGGCTATGGTACATCACCTGTAATGGCAATTAAAAACAATGGTACAGCCTTTGGATTTTCTGTTACACCCAACGTGGGCAATTACGACCCGAGAATGGTCGCAGGGTTTGAAGAGATGATGCTCTCTGTTTTCGATTCAACACAAACTTACCTGATGGGGACGGAGCTTGGACTTGGGGTTGAAAAAACAGAAAATGAAATACAGGGTAAAATATATCCTAATCCAGCCAATAACCACGTTTTTTGTGATTTTGGTCAACCGGTAAATTTACAAATTTACGCATCAGATGGTAAATTGATTGAACGTTATAGCGGCCAAAAGCGTTACCGCATTAGTGTGAAGAATTATAGCGCAGGGATGTATTTGTTTCGTGCCACCACACGGCATTACACAAGCACCTCTAAAGTAAGTATTCGCTAA
- a CDS encoding YceI family protein codes for MKTTSLLIVATLVMGLSFTSCDSAQKGAKDKAKSDKETKSELPMEAKTIQINTNESIVNWSGTLVGVYDHYGTLDFKNGEIFIKDGKIADGSFVVDMKTMKPTDQNYNPEEGSTKEKLVGHLSSPDFFDVENHPEASFKIKAHKNNEIVGDLTIRGNTHEETVKNLEIKNMDGKMKFHGTMTFDRNKYDVNWKHPVKDKVLSDDIELKVTIKG; via the coding sequence ATGAAAACTACTAGTTTATTGATAGTTGCCACACTTGTAATGGGCCTGTCATTTACATCGTGCGACAGTGCACAAAAAGGAGCCAAAGATAAGGCAAAAAGCGACAAAGAGACAAAAAGCGAACTACCGATGGAAGCAAAGACCATCCAGATAAACACAAATGAAAGTATCGTAAACTGGAGTGGCACACTGGTTGGTGTTTACGACCATTATGGAACACTTGACTTCAAAAATGGTGAAATCTTTATTAAAGATGGTAAAATAGCGGATGGCTCTTTCGTTGTAGACATGAAGACAATGAAACCTACCGATCAAAACTACAATCCTGAAGAAGGAAGTACAAAAGAAAAACTCGTCGGGCACCTTTCATCACCAGACTTTTTTGATGTAGAAAACCACCCGGAAGCATCATTCAAAATTAAAGCTCATAAAAACAATGAAATTGTAGGTGACCTGACTATTCGTGGTAATACGCATGAAGAGACAGTAAAAAACCTTGAAATTAAGAACATGGATGGAAAAATGAAATTCCACGGAACCATGACTTTTGACAGAAATAAATACGATGTAAACTGGAAGCACCCGGTAAAAGACAAAGTATTATCCGACGATATTGAACTAAAAGTTACGATAAAAGGATAA
- a CDS encoding RagB/SusD family nutrient uptake outer membrane protein: MKNLIYILIALSFAACDVTDIDPKGDIPQDLAFTDESSVRATIAGCYDNLQSSSYYGRNYLVLPDLLANNLNHTGTTQEYAEFTNNSVQSDNFIIDGIWSSIYDGINRANMVIHFIDDAGLSNDDKNLYLAHAYFIRAFNHFNLVRMFGAVPVKTAPSTDPAQDFNAPRTSVDSVYMYIETDLNKARNYIAEIFTGSATPAVIKALYARMALYQGEWSEAKAYADTVISNYGYSIVPAFADLYPANNNPESIFQAQFSEQDNNILAQYFYPTSEGGRHEFTPSDSILSAFEAGDVRFDESISEHPDDGLYVDKYRELETRSDNVYLFRLAEMYLIRAEAETMLNGDVTAIQDDINTIRNRAGVDSTNVTDYNQLQELILQERRREFTFEGHYWFDLVRTGKAIDELETVTSTEQYLMPIPLSEMQTNDRMTQNPGY; this comes from the coding sequence ATGAAAAATTTAATATATATACTCATCGCTTTAAGCTTTGCCGCATGCGATGTTACAGACATAGATCCGAAAGGAGATATACCGCAGGATCTGGCATTTACAGATGAATCATCTGTACGTGCTACCATTGCCGGCTGCTACGACAACCTGCAGTCGTCCAGCTACTACGGCCGAAACTACCTCGTGCTGCCCGATTTACTGGCAAATAACCTCAACCACACGGGAACAACGCAGGAGTATGCTGAGTTCACTAACAATTCAGTGCAATCAGATAACTTTATTATTGATGGAATATGGAGTAGTATCTATGATGGAATAAACCGTGCTAATATGGTTATACACTTTATCGACGATGCCGGTCTATCCAACGATGACAAAAACCTTTATCTGGCGCATGCCTATTTTATCAGAGCTTTTAACCATTTCAACCTTGTAAGAATGTTTGGTGCAGTACCGGTTAAAACAGCTCCTTCGACAGACCCTGCTCAGGACTTTAATGCACCAAGAACTTCTGTCGATTCTGTTTACATGTATATTGAAACAGATTTAAATAAGGCCAGAAACTACATTGCTGAAATTTTCACAGGTTCTGCTACACCTGCTGTTATTAAAGCACTTTATGCACGAATGGCCTTATATCAAGGAGAGTGGAGCGAAGCAAAAGCCTACGCTGATACAGTAATATCAAATTATGGATACAGCATAGTTCCTGCATTTGCAGATTTGTATCCTGCCAACAATAACCCTGAAAGTATTTTTCAGGCCCAGTTTTCAGAACAAGACAACAACATTTTGGCTCAATACTTTTATCCCACCTCAGAGGGAGGAAGACATGAATTTACACCTTCTGACAGCATTCTATCAGCCTTTGAGGCGGGTGATGTTAGATTTGATGAGTCGATAAGCGAACACCCGGATGATGGGTTGTATGTTGATAAATATAGAGAATTAGAAACCAGGTCAGACAATGTATACCTTTTCAGACTTGCTGAAATGTATTTAATCAGAGCTGAGGCAGAAACAATGCTAAATGGAGATGTTACGGCAATTCAGGATGACATCAATACCATTCGAAACAGGGCCGGGGTAGATAGCACAAATGTGACTGACTACAATCAGTTGCAAGAACTTATTCTGCAGGAACGCAGAAGAGAATTTACCTTCGAAGGACACTACTGGTTCGACCTTGTGCGCACAGGAAAGGCTATAGATGAACTGGAAACGGTTACCAGTACGGAACAATACCTCATGCCTATTCCGCTCAGCGAGATGCAAACAAATGATAGGATGACACAAAACCCGGGCTATTAA
- a CDS encoding PKD domain-containing protein: MKNIKRLLLYLLIGSTVFAACEDDKVDAPAASTVADFSYTTTNNAIAPSTVTFTNKSVNTNYYEWDFGNGETSNAENPSVTYESAGTYTVKLTVEAENDVYYNRLVQQKDIKIKAEPLKTLYFTDKFDAKIKYVVLDTAAPVVQEMPDVSTNSNFIAIDTTNANIYISDKDAGLIKRASLDGSSAETVLTLSSTSEPGTPWGITVVEDKVYFALVNSNDEAKIARMDLDGSNFEIAVEITDYLPLDLTYNPTDQKLYFSNDGYYDDGGIWRVNTDGSGLEVVVQNHNGSPVDAAGIAIDHINGRIFYTHYADQVVVMNNLDGTNPQNIGTYTEQNLVYGVALDLENGYLYWTDRPASDGDGNGNIIRASYSFEGGQANVGAQEMWVTGDEIDIAPYGLAIDTYR; encoded by the coding sequence ATGAAAAATATAAAACGTCTTTTACTATATTTATTGATAGGAAGCACAGTATTTGCCGCTTGTGAGGATGATAAAGTTGACGCACCGGCAGCCAGTACTGTGGCAGATTTTAGCTATACAACTACAAACAATGCCATTGCTCCATCAACAGTAACATTTACCAACAAATCGGTAAATACAAACTACTACGAGTGGGACTTTGGTAATGGAGAAACATCCAATGCAGAAAACCCATCTGTTACTTATGAATCAGCAGGTACTTATACAGTTAAACTAACCGTTGAAGCTGAAAACGATGTGTATTATAACAGGCTGGTGCAGCAAAAAGACATCAAAATAAAGGCAGAGCCTTTAAAAACACTTTACTTCACCGATAAATTTGATGCCAAAATAAAATATGTTGTACTCGACACAGCCGCGCCTGTAGTGCAGGAAATGCCTGATGTTTCAACCAATTCTAATTTTATAGCTATAGATACCACAAACGCTAACATTTACATTTCCGACAAAGACGCCGGACTAATAAAACGCGCTAGTCTCGATGGAAGTTCAGCAGAAACTGTACTGACCCTCTCATCAACTTCAGAACCCGGCACACCCTGGGGGATAACAGTGGTGGAAGACAAGGTATACTTTGCGCTTGTAAACAGCAACGACGAAGCCAAAATTGCCCGCATGGATCTGGATGGCAGTAATTTCGAAATTGCCGTTGAAATAACTGATTACCTGCCGCTCGACCTGACCTATAACCCAACTGACCAAAAACTCTATTTCAGTAACGATGGATATTATGACGATGGAGGAATTTGGAGAGTCAATACCGACGGATCAGGTCTGGAAGTAGTGGTTCAAAACCACAATGGATCGCCAGTTGATGCTGCAGGTATTGCCATCGATCATATAAACGGTCGCATTTTCTACACACATTATGCAGACCAGGTCGTGGTAATGAACAACCTTGACGGAACAAATCCACAAAACATAGGGACTTACACCGAACAAAACCTCGTTTATGGTGTAGCACTGGATCTGGAAAATGGATATCTTTACTGGACAGACAGACCAGCAAGTGATGGTGACGGAAATGGAAATATCATCAGGGCAAGTTACTCGTTTGAGGGCGGACAGGCAAATGTTGGCGCTCAAGAGATGTGGGTAACCGGTGATGAAATCGACATTGCACCCTATGGACTGGCAATTGATACGTACCGATAA